cagtgggttaTACCTTACTCTTCATAATTCTCTAAGGGCAACTAAAGACCAGAAACATGAAAATTGAGGTAAATTTTGCCCTGAGGGAGATGTCACAcacagtgccacagtggaaaGGCAAACTAAAAAATGGAAATCTGATAGACAGACTATTATCTCCAGTGCCCTAATCAATATGCATTTCAACTCCTCAAACATTTGAACTTTTTATGGGGAGAAAAATCCGTTTAGCATAAAACGTCTGCTGAATTTTGCTCTGAATTAAATCGCTGCCGAGATCATAATAATGACAGATCCACATATTTCAAACTTCCAAGGTGGGAAAAGTAGCTAATCAAAGCATCTGTGTTACAGATTTGTTTAAGGAGAAGCAGCAATACATTCACAAAGAAACGTACCAAATCGGATGTGGGATTCAAAAAGGCTTAATTCAGACTTAGAAAGAGTTATGATCTCAGCTCAAAGCTGGTCGTTCCTGGAAAGGTGCAACGAACACTTGGGGTTCTGGTTTAAACCCCACAAGTGGCATTTTGACTTCTGTTCCCTGCAAGAATCCATACTCCATGGAGACCGGGTCACCTTTCATTGTACctaaatcaaacctgcatcttcacctTCATCGGCTGCCTCACTGAAATTATGTAAATTCTCCAGCTAATTGGACTGCTTTCTAACCTCTGCAAGAAACTACTCACTGAAGCTCTAATGTCCTATAGTATGCCACCTACTCTGGTACAAATACACTAAGAGTGTGATTTTTCTGCAGTTAAGAATatttaaatctggagttcccatcatggttcagtggttaacaaatccgactaggaaccaagaggttgcaggttcgatccctggcctccctcagtggcttaaggatccagcgttgccgtgagctgtggtataggtcgcagacgcgacttgggtctggcgttgctgtagctctgctggagggtggcagctgtagctctgattcgacccctagcctgagaacctccatatgctgcaggtatggccctaaaaagacaaaagccccccccccccaaaaaaaaagaatatttaaatttaaatctataGAAGAGCCTAAGATCAAAGCATAGATGAAGTCATACGTCGAGGAGGGTAACTATTTTTAGGACTTGAGATGTCTTTGAAGTGCGCTTGtaggcagtttaaaaaaaaatcgctACCCAACAGTGTTATTACTCACCCTAAGTTCTGCCTGTCTTCCCTTCACtctaaaaaaaagtctaaaaaagtGGGCAAAGTGGGCACCGCTTTCTTTCACCTGTTGATTGTCCTTCCAACAATTGCTTAcctggaaaagaaggaagggactAGAGTGGATAAAAGGGTTTAGTCTGCAGTCCGATGGTGTGGGTTCCAGAAGCAGGTTCAGACTTGTGGGTGTGACTTTGGACACCCTGTTTGTGTCTGTTTGTGGCTCGGTTTTCTCACATGGATCATGGGAATGGCAATGACACCTCTCCTACAGAATTGCTGTGATAGTGAAGTGAATTGATAAGTGAAAAATCTCAGAACCATTGGGGTGCATTAGAAGTGCTCCCAAAAGATTATCAGGAGCAAGTCATCCACCTGTGTCTGAGCCCTCAAGAGAGGACCCCTGCCTGACCAGCCTCACAGTCAAGGCcaagaggagaaaagcagagaaTGGAGAGCCTTTAACACGAGAGGCCGCCTAGCTAGGAAGCAAACCGGCCTGTGAGACCCAAGCGCTCAATTATAAGGGTCAACATTGAGTAATGCTGACACTCAAAGGTGAAGCATTCGTCAATTCTTCTTTGGGCAATGagaaaattttaacaaacataTAGAATTAGGGGTTGTGTACCCAATGAAAGCGGATGACTATTTGACTATGGTGAAGAATCCTACCcaaagaccaaataaaattaacttttaaaagcttttggaGGTTGAACAAACAACACAGGGACAGGCCAATTACCATTCAGGGAtaagtcattttaaaacaaacaaggaaaggaTGCTAAGCATTATGTAAACAGCAGGAGGGTCCAGACTTATAAAAGGCCCAACGTGGAAGTCACCGTCAAAACCCAAAAATTTCTCCAAGCAACTCAACTCTCAGCCCAGCTCCTGACACCATGTGCTGTTCCACGAGCTTCTGTGGATTTCCCATCTGTTCCACCGGTGGGACCTGTGGCTCCAGCTGCTGCCAGCCAAGCTGCTCCCAGACTAGCTGCTGCCCGTCAACCTGTAGCCAGACCAGCTGCTGCCAGCCACCCTGCGTCCAGACCAGCTGCTGCCCGCCACCCTGCGTCCAGACCAGCTGCTGCCAGCCAACCTGTGTCCAGACCAGCTGCTGCCAGACCAGTGGCTGTGAGATCGGCAGTGGCATTGGCAGTGGCATTGGCTCTGGCCAGGAGGGTAGCAGTGGAGCTCAGAGCTACCGCATCAGGTGGTGCCGCCCTGACTGCCGTGTGGAGGGCACCGTCCTGCCACCTTGCTGCGTGGTGAGCTGCACGTCCCCCACCTGCTGCCAGCTGCACCACGCCCAGGCCTCCTGCTGCCGCCCCTCCTACTGTGGGCAGTCCTGCTGCCTGCCAGCCTGCTGCTGCCCGTGCTCTGAGCCCACCTGCTGTGAGCCCACCTGCTAAAAACCAGGTGGCAGATTTTCAACTTGAAATTTCAACTTCCAACTCAATCCACGAAGAAATTATCTCCTCAACCACCCCCGAACCACCACCACGTTCTTAAACTTTCATTCGACTTCTTTTGAAGGGTTACCAAATATTTGGACCTCACAGACCTATCTGAGTCCATTCGACGCTAGAAGGATCTTGATCTCTATGCTGAGGCTGCTGAAATATCAATTTGACCCCAGAAATGGGAAGACCAGTTGGCCTTGGGTTTGGCCTCCAGCAAGCCTCTTATCTCCATCTCAATGCTGCCAAGACTGATGAAGAACCATCTGTCCTTCTCAGATGATTTCACCTCCTAAACTCTACAGTCCTGCAACTTGCACTTTCTGTGAAAGGGGACTAGTATACCAAGGTCTAATAAATTATATATCTGGTACAGCAAATATATCTCTTTTTCTTCACTGAGTGTGTTCATGATGTATATTTCAGAGAAAGTCACACGAAAGATTCTAATTCGGCTTTGATATCCCACTTGGCTCTGCTTATACCATGTTAGCAAATATTCAATCCAGGGGCAATTGATCCCATAAAAATGTACAGCCAAGGTGGTTTACAAAGGCCTTAAAAATGGTACaggctcggagttcccactgcagctcagcaagttaagaacctgacatagtgtccatgaagatgcaggttggatccctggccttgctcagtggtttgagaatccagcattgccgcaggctgccagggtaggtcgcagatgtggctcagatccggtgttgctgtggctgtgcataggcctgcagctgcagctctgattcgacccctgccccagggtacttccatatgccacaggtgagggcctaaaaagaaggaaaaaaatggtacaGGCTTTATTATCATATCCTGGCCTCACACGATGTTTTCACATCCAGAAACTCAGGAAGGTCAGGACCTTCTGAATCTAGAGCAGAATGTGATTTATCTCTTCAAGTCTGTAAGTGAAATACACTCTTTCACACGATCTTCAGAGATTATTAttcgtgtgtgtgtatttgtttttgtcttttttttttatggccacacccacagcattatggaggttcccaggctagggggcaaatctgccagcccacaccacagccacagcaatgcaggatccaagctgagtctgcgacctacaccagagctcacagcaacgcccgatccttaacccactgagcaaggccagggatcaaacttgcaacctcatggttaccagtcggattcatttcagctgcgccacaaggggaactccgtaACGGCGATTAATTATACTAATAAATCACACTCCTTTACATGTCATCTCACGGAGTAAAGTAAGTAAACTCTAGGTTGGGGAAACCTCTAGGAGGAGGTTTTTATACCCCACCCAAAAAATGTTCCCCTAGTTTCTAAACGGGAAGtgagaataataaatattttgttctgggaATTCCCTAGTGGTCCAGTGCTTAGGGCTTAGAGCTCTCATCGTTGCAGCTCAGGTTCCCAgatccccggtctgggaactgCTGCACTtcgcagcaaaaataaataaataagtattttgttctatttttagaatAAACTTAAATACTTTGTCATAAAAATGTTCACTTAacagaaatacacatatatttattatacctATACATGCATTTGTATATAATGCACATATGTAATACATTCATATACACTTAAACACAACTATCAGGGAATGCTTCATAAATGTGGTGATTTGGGGGGAACAGGATCAAAATCAATGCCTAGTTCCTTGGACTTTGAGCTGAAGAAGATggcaaagtattctttttttattaataatatacaTGGTTACCATTATAATGCTTTATTCGTTCAAAGGTTaatgaaaatcaagaaattagcctcgctcagtgtgttaaggatcctgcgttgcaatgagctgtggcgtgggtcacagacacggctcggcgtcgatgtagctgtggtgtaggccgacagagctgattcgaccccttgtcacgggtgcagccctaaaaaatgacaaaagccaaaaaaaaaaaaaaaaagaatagaaacacgAACTAGCCTCTTACTCCTTTGATTTTAACTACTGACGCTTTTAGGTATCCCTACCTAAGGGCTcttgttgaggaaaaaaaaaaaaaccataaaataaaatgacaagtggaaccctcttacactgttggtgagaatgtaaattggtacagtaattatggaaaacagtatggagggtcctcaaaaaactaaaaatagaactatcatatgatccagccatccccccccccccgaacagctctccagagaaaactgtaatttgaaaagatacatgcaccccaatgttcattgcagcattatttaaaatagccaagacatggaagcccaTCTACAGAGGAAGGgctaaaggagatgtggtacatgtatacaatggaatattactcagccatggagaagaatgaaataaagccatttccagcaacatggtggacctagagattattagactaggtgaagttagacagtgaaagacatttcatttatatgtggactctttaaaaaaggatacaaatgaacttatttgcagaacagaaacagactcacggactttTTGAAAAACgtagggttaccaaagggaacaggttgagggggaggggatggaccGGGGGTTTGAGATTGGcttgtgcacactgaggtatacggaATGATTAGCCAACAGGGACACGCTGtatatacagcacagagaactctacccaatattctacgataatctatgtgggaaaagaatctgaaagagaatggatgtatgtacatgggatgtatgtacatgtataactgaatcggtttgttgcacagcagaaatcacAACTAGGCttcaatataacttttaaaaatgaaaaaagaataaaattacaagTGACTTTGGTAAAATGCACATTTGGCTGTCCATTGTCACCATACGCAGCTAATCATTCATTCCCTCTTTCATTTACCAAGCATTTACCGAGAACCTATCTACATGCCAGATGGCCCGGAAGGCACTATG
The Phacochoerus africanus isolate WHEZ1 chromosome 14, ROS_Pafr_v1, whole genome shotgun sequence DNA segment above includes these coding regions:
- the LOC125113799 gene encoding keratin, high-sulfur matrix protein, B2D-like; amino-acid sequence: MCCSTSFCGFPICSTGGTCGSSCCQPSCSQTSCCPSTCSQTSCCQPPCVQTSCCPPPCVQTSCCQPTCVQTSCCQTSGCEIGSGIGSGIGSGQEGSSGAQSYRIRWCRPDCRVEGTVLPPCCVVSCTSPTCCQLHHAQASCCRPSYCGQSCCLPACCCPCSEPTCCEPTC